One part of the Vibrio palustris genome encodes these proteins:
- a CDS encoding 1-acylglycerol-3-phosphate O-acyltransferase produces the protein MIALLRIFAVALFAIVMFVFGCGYCLLSPRNPKHVFTFGRFFAALAPVFGIKLIFRAPADVYKRGQHVYIANHQSNWDMFTVSRAVTPNVVTVGKKSLAYLPLFGQLYWLTGNILIDRANKAKAKGTIDQVVNSIKNSKVSVWMFPEGTRSRGRGMLPFKTGAFHAAIAANVPVGPIVCSSTHNLKLNRWNNGHVIVEILPSVSTDDYAKEDVRKLSKHCNALMKAKLAELDAEVAELNK, from the coding sequence ATGATCGCACTCCTTCGTATCTTTGCTGTAGCGTTATTTGCTATCGTCATGTTTGTATTTGGTTGTGGGTACTGTTTACTATCCCCACGCAATCCAAAACATGTTTTTACTTTTGGGCGTTTTTTCGCAGCGCTCGCCCCGGTATTTGGTATTAAGTTGATCTTTCGAGCGCCAGCCGATGTGTATAAGCGTGGTCAGCATGTCTATATCGCTAACCATCAAAGCAATTGGGATATGTTTACTGTTTCACGTGCAGTGACACCGAATGTAGTTACGGTGGGCAAAAAGAGCCTAGCTTATTTGCCATTGTTTGGTCAGCTGTACTGGTTAACAGGGAATATCTTGATTGATCGTGCCAATAAAGCGAAAGCAAAAGGAACGATTGATCAGGTTGTGAATAGTATCAAGAACAGCAAGGTTTCTGTGTGGATGTTTCCAGAAGGCACTCGTTCACGTGGACGTGGTATGTTGCCGTTTAAGACAGGCGCTTTTCATGCGGCTATTGCAGCGAATGTTCCGGTTGGGCCTATTGTGTGTAGCTCAACTCATAACTTGAAGCTAAACCGTTGGAATAACGGTCATGTGATCGTCGAAATTTTGCCATCGGTCAGTACCGATGATTATGCCAAAGAAGACGTGCGTAAGTTATCGAAACATTGTAATGCGTTAATGAAAGCGAAATTGGCTGAGTTAGATGCAGAAGTGGCTGAATTAAATAAATAA